The Juglans regia cultivar Chandler chromosome 2, Walnut 2.0, whole genome shotgun sequence genome includes a window with the following:
- the LOC108999131 gene encoding uncharacterized protein LOC108999131: protein MESKTKEAKQEAADQQAKRAKENKVASKPKKSREFTSETYSPSIYDPPIPFPILSNKRKLEDHEMVMLTKDSSAILQKKLPPKLKNPRSFTIPYTIGNSYIDKALRNLGASINLMPLSVFKKLGLGEAKPTTISLQLADKSIEYPRGLIQDILVKVDKFIFPTNFIVLDMGEDEEIPLILGRGEP from the exons ATGGAATCTAAGACGAAAGAAGCCAAGCAGGAAGCGGCCGACCAGCAAGCTAAGAGGGCTAAGGAGAATAAAGTAGCTtcaaaacccaagaaatccagGGAGTTTACAtctgaaacttattctccttcaatatATGACCCACCAATTCCTTTTCc gatattaTCAAACAAGCGAAAGCTGGAGGATCATGAGATGGTAATGCTAACCAAGGATAGcagtgcaattttacaaaagaagttgCCGCCTAAGTTGAAAAATCCAAGGAGTTTCACGATCCCTTACACGATTGGAAATTCCTATATTGATAAAGCTTTACGCAACTTAGGGGCGAGTATTAATCTAATGCCTCTTTCGGTTTTCAAGAAACTGggtcttggagaagcaaagccaACAACTATCTCTCTACAATTGGCGGACAAATCTATTGAATACCCAAGAGGATTAATTCAGGATATACttgtgaaagttgataagttcatcttcccgACCAACTTTATTGTGCTTGATATGGGGGAGGACGAGGAGATCCCTTTGATACTAGGACGGGGAGAACCTTAA